One genomic window of Campylobacter sp. MIT 99-7217 includes the following:
- a CDS encoding LTA synthase family protein, which yields MRKILLQILVFSLVFIALFALQRAFMIGFAQNELLNTKDLIKMSLAGAFHDIRLCASGFLPLLLIYFILLFLKPFETKIRYQSRIITHFYLYASSFYIGLFAFLNILFCFINYYYFALYQNKIDIFIFGLKDDDTSTLLKIIWSDYPILLLLFLALIFSLFCAWLNHKILRLDLKPLRLKFSFLILFNLGLIALYIIALRGPYKHVSMNAFNYKFHQIPLINEIAVNPILAFSWALKQYKNDEKINFISDEEGANLQKELFPLYQTSPKNELALRLKPHVVLNIMESFGLAALDFQNEVNLLGELEKHFEQDFLFTRFLSSENGTMPSFSRLLFLSPKAQIASSRYQNLRLKDTPLQIYKNAGYKLVFVYAGNEAWQNVGNFLKAQGVDEIIDEVVLMSEYEGAKESANGYGVADEYMYKKIYELLKNSEERLFIIALSISNHPPYNKTPYALLDEKAVPKALLERTYSPKTNNALEILQAFAYANNEFGKFLSLIKKDEKLASNTIIAATGDHRQRELKTDFNTQKALTYSVPFYLYIPKALQKDLYYDKTRIGSHKDIFATLYALSLSEVKFLSLGGKNMLAKPQNERLEFGFNSDLFITQKGIYLKDSKQGFFYRDKESLNDENKAFEADLYHQNFYENYQRLDEYQFSSRLKEALKE from the coding sequence ATGAGGAAAATTTTACTTCAAATTCTAGTTTTCAGCCTTGTTTTTATAGCACTTTTTGCCCTGCAAAGAGCCTTTATGATAGGCTTTGCTCAAAATGAGCTTTTAAATACAAAAGATCTTATCAAAATGTCTCTAGCTGGTGCTTTTCATGATATAAGACTTTGTGCAAGTGGCTTTTTGCCTTTGCTTTTGATTTATTTTATACTTTTATTTTTAAAGCCTTTTGAAACAAAAATAAGATATCAAAGTAGGATAATCACTCATTTTTATCTTTACGCAAGCTCTTTTTATATAGGGCTTTTTGCCTTTTTAAATATACTTTTTTGCTTTATTAATTATTATTATTTTGCCTTGTATCAAAACAAGATTGATATTTTTATCTTTGGGCTTAAAGATGATGATACAAGCACCTTGCTTAAGATCATTTGGAGTGATTATCCTATTTTGCTTTTACTTTTTCTTGCCCTTATTTTTAGCCTTTTTTGTGCATGGCTTAATCATAAAATTTTAAGGCTTGATTTAAAGCCCTTAAGGCTTAAATTTTCTTTTTTGATCCTTTTTAACCTAGGCTTAATAGCCCTTTATATCATAGCGTTAAGAGGTCCTTACAAGCATGTTTCAATGAATGCTTTTAATTATAAATTCCACCAAATCCCACTTATCAACGAAATCGCTGTTAATCCCATATTAGCTTTTTCATGGGCATTAAAGCAGTATAAAAATGATGAAAAGATAAATTTTATCAGCGATGAGGAAGGGGCTAACTTACAAAAAGAGCTTTTTCCTCTTTATCAAACAAGCCCTAAAAACGAACTTGCCCTAAGGCTTAAACCTCATGTGGTGCTAAATATAATGGAAAGCTTTGGTTTAGCAGCCTTAGACTTTCAAAATGAGGTGAATTTGCTAGGCGAGCTTGAAAAGCATTTTGAGCAAGATTTTTTATTTACACGCTTTTTATCGAGCGAAAACGGCACTATGCCCTCATTTTCAAGACTTCTTTTTCTAAGTCCTAAGGCACAAATTGCAAGCTCAAGGTATCAAAATTTAAGACTTAAGGATACGCCTTTGCAAATTTATAAAAATGCTGGTTATAAGCTTGTTTTTGTTTATGCTGGAAATGAGGCTTGGCAAAATGTGGGCAATTTTTTAAAAGCCCAAGGCGTTGATGAGATCATCGATGAGGTGGTTTTGATGAGTGAATACGAGGGCGCAAAAGAAAGTGCAAATGGATACGGCGTAGCCGATGAGTATATGTATAAGAAAATTTATGAGCTTTTAAAAAATAGCGAGGAAAGGCTTTTTATCATCGCTCTTAGCATTTCAAATCACCCACCTTATAACAAAACCCCTTATGCTCTGCTTGATGAAAAAGCTGTGCCAAAGGCTTTGCTTGAAAGGACTTACTCACCCAAAACAAACAATGCTTTAGAAATTTTACAAGCCTTTGCATACGCAAATAATGAATTTGGCAAGTTTTTAAGCTTGATAAAAAAAGATGAAAAACTAGCCTCAAACACTATCATAGCAGCTACAGGAGATCACCGCCAAAGAGAGCTTAAGACGGATTTTAACACGCAAAAAGCCCTAACTTACTCTGTGCCTTTTTATCTTTATATCCCAAAGGCTTTGCAAAAGGATCTTTACTATGATAAAACTCGTATCGGCTCTCACAAAGATATCTTTGCAACCTTATATGCTTTAAGCTTAAGCGAGGTTAAGTTTTTAAGTCTTGGAGGTAAAAATATGCTAGCAAAACCACAAAATGAAAGGCTTGAATTTGGCTTTAATAGTGATTTGTTCATCACTCAAAAAGGAATTTATTTAAAAGATAGCAAACAGGGCTTTTTCTACAGGGATAAAGAAAGTTTAAATGATGAAAACAAAGCTTTTGAAGCTGATTTATATCATCAAAACTTTTATGAAAATTATCAACGCTTAGATGAATATCAATTTAGCAGCCGTTTGAAAGAAGCTTTGAAAGAATAA
- a CDS encoding ABC transporter ATP-binding protein has translation MIFELRQGSFARGKRMLFEGLSLSVKGGEILAILGQNGVGKTTLLQCLMGFLPLKTGACFIDGKNITSLSQRELFSKLSYVAQAKNHGFSLSVLDMVVLGLNTQIFLEPKKEHYKKASMMIERLNLEHLKNRTCDSLSGGELGMVLFARALVNEPSLIILDEIESHLDFKNQLCILENLKALQAEGRAIIFNTHYPQNAKKLASKVLILEKNTHALAGAELLNKTQLSKSFEVREEFFEHWL, from the coding sequence ATGATTTTTGAGCTAAGGCAAGGCTCTTTTGCAAGGGGTAAAAGAATGCTTTTTGAGGGGCTAAGCTTAAGCGTCAAAGGAGGGGAAATCCTAGCCATACTAGGACAAAATGGGGTTGGCAAAACCACGCTTTTGCAATGTCTAATGGGCTTTTTACCCCTAAAAACAGGGGCTTGCTTTATAGATGGTAAAAATATCACTAGCCTTAGTCAAAGGGAGCTTTTTTCCAAGCTTTCTTATGTGGCTCAGGCTAAAAATCACGGCTTTTCTTTGAGTGTTTTGGATATGGTTGTCTTAGGGCTTAATACTCAAATTTTTTTAGAGCCTAAAAAAGAGCATTATAAAAAGGCTAGTATGATGATAGAAAGGCTAAATTTAGAGCATTTAAAAAACAGAACCTGCGATAGTTTAAGCGGGGGCGAGCTTGGTATGGTGCTTTTTGCAAGGGCTTTAGTAAATGAGCCAAGCCTAATCATACTTGATGAAATAGAAAGTCATTTAGACTTTAAAAATCAGCTTTGCATCTTAGAAAATTTAAAAGCCTTGCAAGCTGAGGGTAGGGCCATAATCTTTAATACCCATTATCCTCAAAATGCCAAAAAGCTAGCCTCTAAGGTGCTTATCTTAGAAAAAAACACCCACGCCCTAGCAGGAGCTGAGCTTTTAAATAAAACCCAGCTTTCAAAGAGCTTTGAGGTTAGGGAGGAGTTTTTTGAGCATTGGCTTTAA
- a CDS encoding iron ABC transporter permease, protein MKILFALIFIIILSLIILGIGRFELSYLQIFDILLGKTEGREAFILLELRLPRVILALIVGASLSVAGASFQAIFRNPLASPDILGVASGAAFGAVLALLLGLNIYLLTAFSFSFGLLSLALVLLIAKDSHNKIMIILSGVIISALFQSFISLLKYIADPQDTLPVITYWLLGSLQVGNLKQMIICSLGMIIGSIIIVIYRFKHNILMLEDIEARSLGLNIKALRLGLIFASTLIVACVVSICGIIGWIGLIVPHIARMIAGFNTAKVIATSLFIGAIFMLIIDTLSRSLAQQELPISILSAVVGAPFFIAILYKAKGMRI, encoded by the coding sequence ATGAAAATTTTATTTGCCTTAATTTTTATTATCATTTTATCCTTGATCATACTTGGAATTGGTCGTTTTGAGCTAAGTTATCTTCAAATTTTTGATATCTTACTTGGTAAAACTGAGGGCAGGGAAGCCTTTATCTTGCTTGAACTTCGCTTGCCTCGTGTTATTTTAGCCCTCATAGTAGGAGCTAGCTTAAGCGTGGCAGGGGCTAGCTTTCAGGCTATTTTTAGAAATCCTCTAGCCTCCCCTGATATCTTAGGCGTTGCTAGTGGGGCAGCTTTTGGAGCTGTATTAGCCTTGCTTCTTGGGCTTAATATTTATTTATTAACTGCTTTTAGCTTTAGCTTTGGCCTACTTAGCCTTGCTTTGGTGCTTTTAATTGCTAAAGATTCTCATAATAAAATCATGATTATCTTATCAGGCGTCATCATCTCAGCTCTTTTTCAAAGCTTTATTTCCTTGCTAAAATACATAGCAGATCCCCAAGATACCTTGCCTGTGATTACTTATTGGCTACTTGGCTCTTTGCAAGTTGGAAATTTAAAGCAAATGATCATTTGTAGCTTAGGTATGATAATAGGCTCTATCATCATTGTGATTTACCGCTTTAAACACAATATTTTAATGCTTGAGGATATAGAAGCAAGGAGCCTAGGGCTTAATATTAAGGCCTTAAGATTAGGGCTTATCTTTGCTAGCACTCTTATTGTTGCTTGTGTGGTTAGTATCTGTGGAATCATAGGCTGGATAGGACTTATAGTGCCTCATATAGCTAGAATGATAGCTGGTTTTAACACAGCCAAGGTCATTGCAACGAGCCTTTTTATAGGTGCTATTTTTATGCTCATAATAGATACGCTAAGTAGAAGCTTAGCCCAGCAAGAACTTCCTATTTCTATACTTAGTGCTGTGGTTGGAGCGCCTTTTTTCATAGCCATACTTTACAAGGCAAAGGGAATGAGAATATGA
- a CDS encoding TonB-dependent receptor plug domain-containing protein, giving the protein MRKLSFIALLSLCAFGANEDINSTKRLEASFISADRSKAFETPLKENSKSISVIKSEELLQSGGTGAMQSALEKAPSIVFVRQGSINGQISVRGMSSQLSRSIIALDGVRITGRNTLELNLIDPNSIDSVEIIRGSASSLYGSHAINGVVNFKSRRYTGDINKPFSLDTRIRALEFSSVNKGSAGRLEILGGGDGFDALFGLHGRTGESFRTPLGPAKGSDFHSYGFDFNLGYTNDNDIRFYSQGRFQRSVDGDAGGQFAGAGSDFGFERRRDPNIESYLRLGLEAYDLGFVDKLDYFVYYRRYNTDLFTRNASTYTNNQVYNNNFFGARLALQNIFETNTLSYGLESLSAISPTQAKAKNLYTQRETIAGRKSQQHTLSAFVKDDLKLSESFFINASLRDDFIITKIGKKNAQNETPARSKALDELGTISNNALTGSLGFVYFIAEPISLVANISQNFKSPEAAHYSTSSTTATGKVLLPNPNLKNETARSYEAGIRFEDEYNFSSLNFYQTDYKDMLITPSETLNDPQYPNGWNYSYINIGKAMIRGVELQGEHKFMGFTYAYNATYTYAQDKTNDKPLSQIAPLYGRLSLAYDMPWGYVKFQERAYKGKTRVDRAVERKSKSYALSDLYLGLNLGFFNKEAKNMQLIFGVENIFDKLARNPVTQEDIKFAKSKTNPLLEPGRNFFIKYGYNY; this is encoded by the coding sequence ATGAGAAAATTAAGTTTTATTGCCTTACTTAGCCTTTGTGCTTTTGGAGCAAATGAGGATATTAATTCTACTAAAAGATTGGAAGCTAGCTTTATATCAGCAGATAGATCCAAGGCTTTTGAAACACCCTTGAAAGAAAATTCTAAAAGTATAAGTGTTATTAAGAGTGAAGAGCTTTTGCAAAGTGGTGGTACAGGTGCTATGCAAAGTGCCTTAGAAAAAGCTCCAAGTATAGTTTTTGTAAGACAAGGAAGCATAAATGGGCAAATTTCAGTACGTGGTATGAGTTCTCAGCTTTCTCGCTCTATCATAGCTCTTGATGGAGTTCGCATAACCGGACGAAATACTCTGGAACTTAACTTAATTGACCCAAATTCTATAGATAGCGTAGAGATCATAAGGGGTTCAGCCTCATCTTTGTATGGCTCTCATGCTATAAATGGGGTAGTTAATTTTAAGTCAAGACGCTACACAGGAGATATCAACAAACCCTTTAGTCTTGATACAAGGATAAGAGCCTTGGAATTTAGCTCTGTAAATAAGGGTAGTGCTGGACGGCTTGAGATTCTAGGAGGAGGAGATGGCTTTGATGCCTTGTTTGGACTTCATGGACGCACAGGGGAAAGTTTTCGCACACCTTTAGGACCTGCTAAGGGATCTGATTTTCACTCTTATGGCTTTGATTTTAATCTTGGTTACACAAATGACAATGATATAAGATTTTACAGCCAAGGTCGCTTTCAACGCTCAGTTGACGGGGATGCTGGAGGTCAGTTTGCAGGAGCTGGGAGTGATTTTGGCTTTGAAAGAAGAAGAGATCCAAATATAGAAAGCTATCTTCGTCTTGGGCTTGAAGCTTATGATTTGGGCTTTGTGGATAAACTTGATTATTTTGTATATTACAGACGGTATAATACGGACTTATTTACCCGTAATGCAAGCACTTACACAAATAATCAAGTTTATAATAATAATTTCTTTGGTGCAAGATTAGCCCTTCAAAATATCTTTGAAACAAATACTCTATCTTATGGATTAGAAAGCCTTAGTGCCATATCTCCAACCCAGGCTAAGGCTAAAAATCTTTATACACAAAGAGAAACTATCGCAGGTAGAAAATCCCAACAACACACGCTTTCAGCCTTTGTTAAAGATGATTTAAAGCTTAGTGAGAGCTTTTTTATCAATGCAAGTTTAAGAGATGATTTTATCATCACAAAAATAGGCAAGAAAAACGCACAAAATGAAACGCCAGCTAGAAGCAAGGCTCTTGATGAGCTTGGAACGATAAGTAATAATGCTCTTACAGGAAGCTTAGGTTTTGTGTATTTTATAGCTGAGCCTATATCTTTGGTGGCAAATATCTCACAAAATTTCAAAAGTCCTGAAGCAGCTCATTATTCGACAAGTTCTACAACAGCAACGGGTAAGGTTCTTTTACCTAATCCAAATTTAAAAAACGAAACAGCAAGAAGTTATGAGGCTGGTATTCGTTTCGAAGATGAGTATAATTTTTCTAGTTTAAATTTTTATCAAACAGATTATAAAGATATGCTGATTACTCCAAGTGAAACCTTAAATGATCCGCAGTATCCAAATGGTTGGAATTATTCTTATATTAATATTGGCAAGGCTATGATCCGCGGGGTTGAACTTCAAGGAGAGCATAAATTTATGGGCTTTACTTATGCTTATAATGCTACTTATACCTATGCTCAAGATAAAACAAATGATAAGCCTCTTTCTCAAATCGCACCTCTTTATGGAAGATTAAGTCTTGCTTATGATATGCCTTGGGGTTATGTTAAATTTCAAGAAAGAGCTTATAAGGGTAAAACTCGCGTAGATAGGGCAGTTGAAAGAAAGAGTAAGTCCTATGCCTTGAGCGATCTATATCTTGGCTTAAATTTAGGCTTTTTTAATAAAGAAGCTAAAAATATGCAGCTTATCTTTGGTGTAGAAAATATCTTTGATAAACTTGCAAGAAATCCGGTAACTCAAGAAGATATAAAATTTGCTAAGTCTAAGACTAATCCCTTGCTAGAGCCGGGGCGTAATTTTTTCATCAAATACGGATATAATTACTAG
- a CDS encoding ABC transporter substrate-binding protein: MKKILFLLFLVSFALAKNPLSVAIVAPLPLPALTAFVSDARIVFMPSASMNAYKNSLAAFFYPENLRALHSNEPSAEELLKLGADLYICPSTKPKLCAELKRAGLEVLELGFDADNYNSKSVLAYWFKNLGKYFNVKEKEEKILADISKSEDFIASKTKNQPKTRAIIIFSYEKERLVLGGLFANYLLEKSGAVNLFKGVNASAINLEELYALDPEIIYITNFTTALPEDLFVSSKWQGLKAVADKKVYKLPLATYRSFAPNLDLAVLLKFMALKNHPDLFEDLDIKAEYKRHFKQNLNLDLNEAQLEKIFNPSKEAGLMK; the protein is encoded by the coding sequence ATGAAAAAAATACTCTTTTTACTCTTTCTTGTAAGCTTTGCTTTGGCTAAAAATCCTTTAAGCGTGGCTATTGTAGCCCCATTGCCCTTACCGGCATTAACTGCTTTTGTAAGTGATGCGAGGATAGTTTTTATGCCAAGTGCTTCGATGAATGCTTATAAAAACTCCCTAGCCGCCTTTTTTTACCCTGAAAACTTAAGGGCTTTACACTCTAATGAACCAAGTGCTGAGGAGCTTTTAAAGCTAGGAGCTGATTTATATATTTGTCCAAGTACTAAGCCTAAGCTTTGTGCTGAGCTTAAAAGAGCTGGACTTGAAGTACTTGAGCTTGGTTTTGATGCGGATAATTATAATTCTAAATCAGTTTTAGCTTATTGGTTTAAAAACTTAGGCAAGTATTTTAATGTAAAAGAAAAGGAGGAAAAAATCCTGGCTGATATAAGCAAAAGCGAGGATTTCATAGCCTCAAAAACAAAAAACCAGCCTAAAACAAGGGCTATCATTATCTTTAGCTATGAAAAAGAAAGGCTGGTTTTAGGCGGACTTTTTGCAAATTATCTTTTAGAAAAAAGCGGTGCTGTGAATTTATTTAAGGGTGTAAATGCTTCAGCCATAAATTTAGAAGAACTTTACGCACTTGATCCTGAAATTATTTATATCACTAATTTTACCACGGCTTTACCTGAGGATTTATTTGTTTCTTCTAAATGGCAGGGTTTAAAGGCGGTTGCGGATAAAAAGGTGTATAAATTGCCTTTGGCAACTTATCGCTCCTTTGCTCCAAATTTAGACCTAGCTGTGCTTTTGAAATTTATGGCTTTGAAAAATCACCCAGATCTTTTTGAAGATCTTGACATAAAAGCTGAATATAAAAGACATTTTAAGCAAAATTTAAATCTTGATTTAAACGAGGCTCAGCTTGAAAAGATTTTTAATCCCAGCAAAGAAGCTGGACTTATGAAATAA
- a CDS encoding aspartate/tyrosine/aromatic aminotransferase, translated as MYKDYTNLNFDFLKQKGGVGFVDSWEFNKHNSYAQELYQGVLKRIDLYEEFKEGALDNFCALILPMSVDQIWLFRHKELLFSYLEQGGIVLNFVASFCEYLPNLSLYEQSMTPIRVREIKLSKHIICDGVREYDINYRRGVKGFFSRGFLNPPQKAEIILTDSDGKCVAYIDRSSSKGIILNTAGADFFAYSLYDHDSSKRMPLNTLLWLENELKAKV; from the coding sequence ATGTATAAGGATTACACAAATTTAAATTTTGATTTTCTTAAACAAAAAGGTGGGGTTGGTTTTGTTGATTCTTGGGAGTTTAATAAGCACAATAGTTATGCACAGGAACTTTATCAGGGTGTTTTAAAGAGGATTGATTTGTATGAGGAATTTAAAGAAGGGGCTTTGGATAATTTTTGTGCATTGATTTTGCCCATGAGTGTGGATCAAATTTGGCTTTTCAGACACAAGGAACTTCTTTTTTCTTATCTTGAGCAAGGCGGAATAGTTCTTAATTTTGTTGCAAGTTTTTGCGAGTATTTACCAAATTTATCTTTATATGAACAAAGTATGACACCTATTCGTGTAAGAGAGATTAAGCTTAGTAAACACATTATATGTGACGGCGTTAGAGAGTATGATATAAATTATAGGCGAGGAGTAAAAGGCTTTTTTAGCAGAGGTTTTTTAAATCCCCCTCAAAAAGCTGAGATTATCCTCACAGATAGCGATGGCAAATGTGTGGCTTATATTGATAGAAGCTCTAGTAAGGGGATCATTTTAAATACTGCTGGAGCTGATTTTTTCGCATATTCTTTGTATGATCATGATAGCTCTAAAAGAATGCCACTTAATACCTTGCTTTGGCTTGAAAACGAGCTTAAAGCAAAAGTTTGA
- a CDS encoding radical SAM protein, which translates to MSKIIFGPINSRRFGRSLGIDLSPNKKLCNYDCVYCELSPAKPVSKNDEPVSFELIFEEVKKVLESKLDFDILTLTANGEPSLYPYLKELIIELKKIKKDKKLLILSNGTAVLDEAKFEALLELDIVKLSLDSALEKSFFRIDRALKSINLKKMIEKMAEFSKLFKGDLIMESLIIKDINDNEEDFLALNEAFYKIRPLRLDISSLDRPPAYPVKPVSKERLESLSKLITSVPVLLPSRHFEGKKLDFSKDELLKMLHLRAQSELDIEAKFSALSRQNLKELLEAKKIKELSLGGVKFYKS; encoded by the coding sequence TTGTCAAAGATCATTTTTGGACCTATAAATTCTAGGCGTTTTGGACGCTCTTTAGGCATAGATTTAAGCCCAAATAAAAAGCTTTGTAATTATGACTGTGTTTATTGTGAATTAAGCCCTGCAAAGCCAGTAAGCAAAAATGATGAGCCAGTAAGCTTTGAGCTTATCTTTGAAGAGGTTAAAAAGGTGCTTGAAAGTAAGCTTGATTTTGACATACTAACCCTTACAGCTAATGGAGAGCCAAGCCTTTATCCTTATTTAAAAGAGCTCATTATAGAGCTTAAAAAGATAAAAAAAGATAAAAAACTTCTTATCCTAAGTAATGGCACAGCTGTTTTAGATGAGGCTAAATTTGAAGCTTTGCTAGAGCTTGACATAGTTAAGCTTAGCCTTGATAGCGCTCTTGAAAAAAGCTTTTTTCGAATAGACAGAGCCTTAAAAAGCATAAATTTAAAAAAGATGATAGAAAAAATGGCTGAATTTAGCAAGCTCTTTAAGGGAGATCTTATCATGGAAAGCTTGATTATAAAGGATATTAACGATAATGAGGAGGATTTTTTAGCCCTAAATGAAGCCTTTTATAAGATAAGACCCCTAAGACTTGATATATCAAGCCTTGACCGCCCTCCTGCTTATCCTGTAAAGCCTGTTAGCAAAGAAAGGCTAGAAAGCTTAAGTAAGCTTATAACTAGCGTGCCTGTGCTTTTGCCAAGTAGGCATTTTGAGGGCAAAAAGCTTGATTTTAGTAAAGATGAGCTTTTAAAAATGCTTCATTTAAGAGCTCAAAGCGAACTTGACATAGAGGCTAAATTTTCAGCTCTTTCAAGGCAGAATTTAAAAGAATTGCTTGAGGCTAAAAAGATTAAAGAACTTAGCCTTGGAGGGGTTAAATTTTATAAGTCTTAA
- the hemE gene encoding uroporphyrinogen decarboxylase: MIFIDACFKKKVPYTPVWMMRQAGRYLSEYMAVRKEAGSFLALCKDYKKASEVSLQPVEILGVDAAIIFSDILVVPLEMGMHLCFKAGEGPVFSKPLSNLEDLKALDPLKAVKKLSYVYDALKLTREKLPKEKALIGFCGSAWTIATYMIEGAGSKSYAKSKKMLYQNPELLHQILSTLTQALKLYLEEQIKAGANALQIFDSWASALEEKAFFDFSFSYTKELCSYIKEKYPHIPLIVFPRAISGYLDKINGDFDVFGVDWSTPLELARDKLSSRFVLQGNLEPCRLYDKKAIEEGIKEILSIMRGRAHIFNLGHGILPDIPVENAKFFIKRVQELSAL, translated from the coding sequence ATGATTTTCATCGATGCTTGTTTTAAAAAAAAGGTTCCTTATACCCCTGTTTGGATGATGCGTCAAGCTGGGCGGTATTTAAGCGAATATATGGCTGTTAGAAAAGAAGCTGGAAGCTTTTTAGCACTTTGTAAGGATTATAAAAAGGCTAGTGAGGTAAGCTTGCAGCCTGTTGAAATTTTAGGTGTTGATGCAGCAATTATTTTTTCTGATATCTTGGTTGTGCCTTTGGAAATGGGTATGCATTTATGCTTTAAAGCAGGTGAGGGTCCTGTTTTTTCTAAGCCTCTTTCAAATTTAGAGGATTTAAAAGCACTTGATCCTTTGAAGGCTGTAAAAAAGTTAAGTTATGTTTATGATGCCTTAAAGCTTACTAGAGAAAAACTTCCCAAAGAAAAGGCTTTGATAGGCTTTTGTGGCTCCGCTTGGACCATAGCTACTTACATGATAGAAGGAGCTGGATCTAAAAGCTATGCTAAGAGCAAGAAAATGCTTTATCAAAATCCTGAGCTTTTGCATCAAATTTTAAGCACACTCACTCAGGCTTTAAAGCTTTATTTAGAAGAGCAAATCAAAGCAGGGGCAAATGCTCTTCAAATCTTTGATAGCTGGGCAAGTGCCTTAGAAGAAAAGGCCTTTTTTGACTTTTCTTTTTCTTATACTAAAGAGCTTTGCTCTTATATCAAGGAAAAATACCCTCACATTCCTTTGATAGTCTTTCCAAGGGCAATTAGCGGGTATTTAGACAAAATTAATGGGGATTTTGATGTTTTTGGGGTGGATTGGAGCACGCCCTTAGAACTTGCAAGGGATAAATTAAGCTCTCGTTTTGTCTTGCAGGGCAATTTAGAGCCTTGCCGTTTATATGATAAAAAGGCGATAGAAGAGGGCATAAAAGAAATTTTAAGCATTATGAGAGGCAGGGCTCATATTTTCAACCTAGGTCATGGGATCTTGCCTGATATTCCTGTTGAAAATGCTAAATTTTTCATCAAAAGGGTGCAAGAGCTTTCAGCCCTGTAA
- a CDS encoding YqhA family protein, with protein MLEKFFESLLIKSRIVTILPVIFGLVGAFVLFFIASYDVIKVIIGTFEYFVVPGSGIDLHEDVVGQIIGAVDLYLMALVLFIFSFGIYELFISEIEEFKQSKQSKVLEVHSLDQLKDKLAKVIIMVLVVNFFQRVLQMKLDSMLDMGYLAASILALCVGLYFLHKGGH; from the coding sequence ATGTTAGAGAAATTTTTTGAATCTTTGTTGATAAAGAGTCGTATTGTTACGATTTTACCGGTAATTTTTGGACTTGTTGGTGCTTTTGTGTTATTTTTTATCGCAAGTTATGATGTGATCAAGGTTATCATCGGCACCTTTGAGTATTTTGTTGTTCCTGGTTCAGGTATTGATCTGCATGAAGATGTAGTGGGACAAATCATTGGAGCTGTGGATTTATATCTTATGGCTTTAGTGCTTTTTATCTTTTCTTTTGGGATTTATGAGCTTTTTATCAGCGAAATTGAGGAATTTAAGCAAAGTAAGCAATCAAAAGTACTTGAAGTTCATAGTCTTGATCAACTCAAAGATAAACTTGCTAAGGTCATCATCATGGTTTTGGTGGTAAATTTTTTCCAAAGAGTGCTTCAAATGAAACTTGATAGCATGCTTGATATGGGGTATTTAGCTGCTTCGATTTTAGCACTTTGTGTAGGACTTTACTTTTTGCACAAGGGCGGACATTGA